One window of the Hoplias malabaricus isolate fHopMal1 chromosome Y, fHopMal1.hap1, whole genome shotgun sequence genome contains the following:
- the LOC136678539 gene encoding polymeric immunoglobulin receptor-like: AVKSGGSLTIPCFYDEQYKSNPKYWCKGYYWRSCGIVAYANTRGRTSVTDYPTQNMFTVELNSLQDSDSGYYWCAVEIGDKWIVDDRDYLYLTVSADPAVSVINSSVSGQEGGSVSVQCLYRTDYKNKQKQWCRFKNWTCYDSGRTNTSPDSAVLVSDYGTGSVSVEMSGLKKSDAGWYWFSAGEVGVTVHLTVTERPTSKITSIRNTAHIC; encoded by the exons gctgtaaaaagtggaggatctctcaccattccatgtttttatgatgaacaatacaaatcaaaccctaaatactggtgtaaggggTATTACTGGCGCTCCTGTGGAATAGTAGCCTATGcaaacacaagaggaagaacatcagtcactgattatccgacccagaatatgtttactgtggaactcaacagtctccaagactctgactctggatATTATTGGTGCGCTGTGGAAATTGGAGATAAATGGATAGTAGATGACCGTGATTATTTGTACCTgacggtcagtgcag atcctgctgtgtctgtgataaacagcagtgtgagtggtcaggaagggggcagtgtcagtgtccagtgtctctacagaactgattataagaataaacagaagcagtggtgcagatttaAAAACTGGACATGCTATGATTCGGGGAGGACTAACACATCCCCAGATTCAGCAGTGCTGGTCAGTGATTATGGGACAGGATcggtcagtgtggagatgagtggactgaagaagagtgatgctggctggtactggttcagtgcaggagaagtgggagttactgttcacctcactgtcactgaaagacctacaagtaagatcacatCTATCAGAAATACTGCCCATATCTGCTGA